In Burkholderia gladioli, a genomic segment contains:
- a CDS encoding SDR family NAD(P)-dependent oxidoreductase, whose protein sequence is MVPITPAFRLDGKTALVTGAGRGIGFAAAAALAQAGARVTLVARTATEIEAASEAINAAGGVSEFLALDVTDSARVSAVIEARGPFDVLVNSAGMNRPMELVSVPDEDIDAILALNVKAAFYVSRAVVKGLLKAGKQGSLINVSSQMGHAGSPGRTVYCASKHAMEGMTKALAWELGSKGIRVNTVCPTFIETSLTENMFQKPGFRSWVTSKIALGRVGRIEETMGAIVFLACDASSLVTGSALMLDGGWTAA, encoded by the coding sequence ATGGTACCGATCACACCGGCGTTTCGCCTGGACGGCAAGACGGCACTGGTAACTGGTGCGGGTAGGGGGATCGGCTTTGCAGCCGCTGCGGCGCTTGCACAAGCAGGTGCCCGCGTCACGCTGGTTGCGCGCACTGCAACCGAGATCGAAGCCGCAAGTGAGGCGATCAATGCCGCGGGTGGAGTGAGCGAGTTTCTCGCCCTCGATGTTACTGATTCAGCACGGGTTTCCGCGGTAATCGAAGCGCGAGGTCCATTTGATGTGCTTGTGAATAGCGCCGGAATGAATCGCCCGATGGAGCTTGTTAGCGTGCCGGATGAAGACATTGATGCCATTCTTGCGCTGAACGTCAAAGCCGCGTTCTACGTTAGCCGGGCGGTTGTGAAAGGGCTTCTCAAGGCCGGGAAACAGGGTTCTCTGATAAACGTTTCGTCGCAGATGGGGCATGCCGGCAGTCCAGGGCGAACCGTCTACTGCGCTAGCAAGCACGCTATGGAGGGAATGACAAAAGCGCTCGCGTGGGAGCTGGGGTCAAAGGGAATCCGGGTCAATACCGTGTGCCCAACGTTCATCGAGACGAGTTTGACAGAAAACATGTTTCAAAAACCAGGGTTCAGGAGCTGGGTTACATCGAAAATTGCGCTTGGACGGGTAGGACGCATCGAAGAAACGATGGGCGCCATTGTTTTTCTGGCGTGCGACGCGTCATCGCTTGTCACTGGAAGTGCTCTGATGCTCGATGGTGGCTGGACGGCGGCGTAG
- a CDS encoding relaxase/mobilization nuclease domain-containing protein: MPFPKTYVDQMLLNWGDRLFHDPLRHVRAPRMSRGELHRDVRLMREQLARTLRRIPEVMVKITNKASSAQGMGAVRRHLRYISRNGRVELEDQDGMTVLGDQELHDLTDAWCLGGWGIPEESRRREVFNVLLSMPPGTNRQAVCDAARAFAAEEFGDGRRYVFAAHDDEAHPHVHLSVQVRGPDGRRLNPRRQDLLRWRERFAHQLREHGVEANATARLTRGETHRYTKQAVVHMVARGDAPRYWRQELDDTARVALWDAHAGALEAWRGVAHAMAGSQSGDDRSLAAAISDFLRTMPVQHDSPSIARPARHEQQRRRKPAHAYGASYTDRREGQGELLRGDPDVGLER; the protein is encoded by the coding sequence ATGCCTTTTCCGAAGACATACGTCGATCAGATGCTGCTGAACTGGGGTGACCGGCTCTTTCACGATCCACTGCGGCACGTGCGGGCGCCGCGCATGTCGCGCGGTGAACTCCACCGGGACGTACGACTTATGCGCGAGCAGCTCGCCCGCACGCTCAGGCGTATCCCCGAAGTGATGGTGAAGATCACGAACAAGGCGTCGAGCGCGCAGGGCATGGGTGCTGTGCGCCGTCATCTGCGCTACATCTCGCGCAACGGCAGGGTTGAACTTGAGGACCAGGACGGAATGACCGTGCTCGGCGATCAAGAACTGCACGATCTCACAGATGCGTGGTGCCTCGGCGGCTGGGGTATTCCTGAGGAGAGCCGCCGGCGCGAGGTATTCAATGTGCTGCTTTCGATGCCGCCAGGCACGAACAGGCAGGCGGTGTGCGACGCCGCGCGCGCGTTTGCCGCTGAGGAATTCGGTGACGGCAGGCGGTATGTCTTTGCCGCGCACGATGACGAAGCCCATCCTCACGTGCATCTGAGTGTGCAGGTACGTGGGCCGGACGGCAGACGTCTCAATCCACGCAGGCAGGATCTACTGCGCTGGCGTGAACGGTTTGCACACCAGTTGCGCGAGCATGGCGTCGAGGCCAATGCGACTGCGCGACTAACACGCGGCGAGACGCACCGCTATACGAAACAGGCCGTCGTGCATATGGTTGCGCGGGGTGACGCACCTCGTTACTGGCGGCAGGAACTTGATGATACCGCGCGCGTTGCCCTGTGGGATGCGCACGCCGGTGCGCTCGAGGCGTGGCGGGGCGTGGCGCATGCGATGGCTGGTTCACAGAGTGGGGATGATCGCAGTCTGGCGGCAGCGATTTCGGACTTCCTGCGGACAATGCCGGTACAGCACGACAGCCCATCGATAGCGCGTCCCGCGCGACATGAACAGCAGCGGCGTCGCAAACCGGCTCACGCGTACGGAGCGAGTTATACAGACCGTCGCGAAGGGCAGGGGGAACTGTTGCGGGGCGATCCGGATGTCGGGCTGGAACGCTGA
- a CDS encoding MBL fold metallo-hydrolase, translating to MTHLQVFDHESFSVEGFFDPATSTISYLLLDPQTLQCALIDSVLDYEQKSGRTGRQTADRLIARVMQLNAKVVWLLETHVHADHLSAAPYLKSTLGGEIAIGANVTDVQHIFGQVFNAGPDFARNGAQFDRLLDDGDTLQVGALTVKVMHTPGHTPACVTYVVECAGASAAFVGDTLFMPDYGTARCDFPGGDARTLYRSIHRVLSLPPQTALYMCHDYCPAGRSVQFASTVADEFTHNIHLAGGIGEDSFVAMREARDRTLAMPALMLPSVQVNMRAGYLPPPENNGVSYIKIPVDAA from the coding sequence ATGACCCATCTGCAAGTCTTCGACCATGAATCATTCAGCGTGGAAGGGTTTTTTGATCCGGCCACCAGCACGATCAGCTATCTCCTTCTCGATCCGCAAACGCTGCAGTGCGCGTTGATCGACAGCGTGCTCGATTACGAGCAAAAGTCGGGAAGAACCGGCAGGCAAACGGCCGATCGGCTGATCGCGCGCGTGATGCAACTGAATGCGAAAGTGGTGTGGCTGCTGGAGACGCATGTTCATGCGGATCATCTGTCGGCGGCGCCGTATTTGAAATCGACCCTCGGCGGGGAGATTGCGATCGGCGCGAATGTGACAGACGTACAGCACATCTTCGGTCAGGTATTCAATGCGGGACCGGATTTCGCGCGTAACGGTGCGCAGTTCGACCGTCTGCTCGACGATGGCGATACGCTTCAGGTCGGCGCGCTGACGGTGAAGGTGATGCATACGCCGGGCCATACACCGGCCTGCGTCACTTATGTGGTCGAGTGCGCCGGTGCATCGGCTGCGTTTGTCGGCGACACGCTGTTCATGCCCGACTACGGCACCGCGCGCTGCGATTTTCCCGGCGGCGATGCGAGAACGCTCTACCGGTCCATACATCGGGTGCTGAGCCTGCCGCCGCAGACCGCGCTGTACATGTGCCACGACTATTGCCCCGCTGGCCGCTCCGTCCAGTTCGCCAGCACGGTGGCCGACGAATTCACGCACAACATTCATCTCGCCGGTGGCATCGGCGAGGACAGCTTCGTCGCGATGCGTGAAGCGCGCGACAGAACACTGGCCATGCCCGCGCTAATGTTGCCGTCGGTGCAGGTGAACATGCGGGCAGGGTATTTGCCGCCGCCCGAGAACAACGGTGTGTCGTACATCAAGATTCCGGTCGATGCGGCGTAG
- a CDS encoding lipid II flippase Amj family protein: MDAQLFIICGLTFVIHVIATLAYAVRIAGVRTRRIAVSFSLFGIIALVSRTANSFQGPFIAKRVELDIARHLDDRLLGDFRLFLVTATVASVVGALLIPTFQRYFSRAVEHFQANRSLPRLMLHIFSRGGIAYLRDGARVPSRQNISQLASGAGVSGTVIVLNVFAMAIWTVGVFALLYAGYLKPDLRVTCANLSSVINGFATVVLAVVIDPQVSVMTDDVIEGRNSENSFRRAITTLAGARVLGTLCAQIMLVPAALTIVRVAETI, encoded by the coding sequence ATGGACGCCCAGCTTTTCATCATCTGCGGACTTACGTTTGTAATCCACGTTATCGCAACGCTGGCCTACGCGGTACGAATCGCCGGCGTCCGCACGCGGCGTATAGCTGTGTCGTTCTCTCTGTTCGGCATCATCGCCCTTGTCTCACGAACCGCGAACTCCTTCCAAGGGCCATTCATAGCTAAGCGCGTCGAGCTTGATATCGCCCGACATCTTGACGATCGGCTCCTCGGTGATTTCCGTCTCTTCCTGGTCACGGCCACTGTGGCGAGCGTAGTCGGCGCACTCCTGATCCCGACGTTTCAGCGATATTTCAGTCGTGCTGTCGAGCACTTTCAGGCTAATCGCTCGTTGCCGCGCCTCATGCTCCACATATTCAGCCGTGGCGGCATCGCCTATCTGCGCGACGGTGCGCGCGTTCCGTCTCGCCAGAACATTTCACAGCTAGCGAGCGGTGCGGGGGTCTCCGGTACGGTGATAGTTCTCAACGTGTTCGCGATGGCCATTTGGACTGTCGGCGTTTTCGCGTTGCTCTACGCTGGATATCTGAAGCCAGATTTGCGTGTAACGTGCGCCAATCTTTCATCGGTGATCAATGGCTTTGCGACGGTGGTGTTAGCAGTGGTCATTGACCCGCAGGTTTCCGTCATGACGGACGACGTGATCGAGGGCCGGAACTCCGAGAATAGCTTTCGGCGAGCTATCACCACTCTTGCTGGAGCGCGAGTTCTTGGGACCTTATGTGCACAGATAATGCTGGTACCGGCCGCGTTGACTATCGTCCGCGTCGCCGAAACGATATAA
- a CDS encoding tyrosine-type recombinase/integrase, with translation MSDPSRVRITGPLAAFADGFAAELRKQGYRPNAAANQLQLFAHLSRWLASKRLDATAISASVLNEFLDARRAQGYTLWLSRKALTPLVGYLDSVGVDVATESAVSGPDEALLARYHKYLLDMRGLVATSARGYVDMVRPLVTDRVVSDELDWTDLRQEHLNRFVLTASRGRSIGSAKLAVTALRSLLIYLHMEGLIAQRLDTAVPSVAGWSLAGLPRALEPCDVERLLAACDRCTGSGCRDFAVLMLLARLGLRAGEVRMLNLDDIDWRTGEFVVRGKGRRLERLPLPADVGEALAAYLQRGRPDTAQGRTVFVRTRAPHRALSSVGITDAVAAAASRGPH, from the coding sequence ATGTCAGATCCATCTCGGGTTCGGATAACCGGGCCTCTTGCCGCATTCGCAGACGGCTTCGCCGCCGAGTTACGCAAACAAGGTTACCGCCCCAATGCCGCGGCGAATCAACTCCAGCTTTTTGCACATCTGAGCCGGTGGCTCGCCTCCAAACGGCTGGATGCGACGGCGATCTCCGCGTCGGTACTGAATGAATTCTTGGATGCGCGACGCGCACAGGGCTACACGTTGTGGCTCTCACGCAAAGCGCTGACGCCGCTGGTCGGCTACCTTGATAGCGTTGGAGTCGACGTGGCAACCGAATCAGCAGTGTCGGGTCCTGACGAGGCACTGCTTGCTCGCTATCACAAATATCTGCTCGATATGCGAGGGCTTGTCGCCACCAGCGCTCGTGGATATGTAGATATGGTACGCCCGCTTGTTACGGACAGAGTTGTGAGCGACGAACTCGACTGGACGGACTTGCGGCAAGAGCACCTGAACAGATTTGTGCTCACGGCTAGCCGCGGACGCTCTATAGGTTCAGCGAAGCTCGCGGTTACCGCACTACGTTCATTACTGATCTACTTGCACATGGAGGGGCTGATAGCGCAGCGGCTGGACACAGCAGTCCCGTCGGTTGCAGGATGGAGCTTGGCCGGGTTGCCACGCGCACTGGAGCCATGCGATGTGGAACGATTACTCGCAGCCTGCGATCGGTGCACCGGTAGCGGCTGTCGCGATTTCGCAGTCCTGATGTTACTCGCGCGTCTGGGCTTGCGTGCTGGCGAGGTACGTATGCTCAATCTTGACGACATCGACTGGCGCACAGGTGAGTTCGTCGTCAGAGGCAAAGGTCGGCGTCTTGAACGCCTTCCTTTGCCTGCGGATGTCGGCGAAGCGTTGGCAGCGTATCTTCAACGCGGTCGACCCGATACCGCGCAGGGCCGCACCGTGTTTGTACGTACACGGGCCCCTCACCGCGCACTCTCGTCCGTCGGTATTACAGACGCGGTGGCTGCCGCCGCTTCGCGCGGGCCTCATTAA
- the hisD gene encoding histidinol dehydrogenase yields the protein MAIQFLKHGRSAVESSQDAAKVRDVVSGILADVAARGDAAVVELSKKFDNWSPDSFRLSEDEIASCVRSLSQGQLDDIRFAQAQVRNFAQAQRESIRDIEVETLPGVVLGHRNMPVDSVACYVPGGKFPLVASAHMGVVTAKVAGVPRIITASPPVGGAPHPAVVAAMHLGGADEIYTFGGVQAIAAMALGTQTIDNVSMVVGPGNAYVAEAKRQLFGRIGIDLIAGPSETLIIADDSVDAEMCATDLLGQAEHGFNTPAVLLTNSTRLAKDTIAEVERLLKILPTAKTAGVSWSNYGEVIVADTLEEMVSEANRIASEHVQVMTRDPDHFLKNMKNYGSLFLGARTNVAFGDKVIGTNHTLPTGKAARYTGGLWVGKFIKTCTYQKVLTDEASALIGSYCSRLCAIEGMIAHGEQANIRVRRFGHREVPYGTAVSA from the coding sequence ATGGCAATCCAGTTCCTCAAGCACGGCCGAAGCGCCGTAGAGTCATCGCAGGACGCCGCTAAAGTGCGTGACGTTGTCTCGGGCATCCTCGCCGATGTGGCCGCACGTGGTGACGCGGCGGTGGTCGAACTCTCGAAGAAGTTTGACAACTGGTCTCCGGACAGCTTTCGTCTGTCCGAAGATGAAATTGCGAGCTGCGTCCGCTCACTCTCCCAGGGACAGCTCGACGACATCAGGTTCGCTCAGGCTCAGGTCCGTAACTTCGCGCAAGCCCAACGTGAATCGATTCGGGACATCGAAGTCGAAACGCTGCCGGGCGTCGTTCTCGGGCACAGGAACATGCCGGTCGACAGCGTCGCCTGTTATGTTCCGGGCGGGAAGTTCCCGCTTGTCGCGTCGGCCCATATGGGCGTTGTGACGGCCAAGGTTGCCGGTGTTCCCCGCATCATCACCGCTTCGCCGCCGGTGGGCGGGGCACCGCATCCAGCCGTCGTAGCGGCGATGCATCTGGGTGGCGCTGACGAAATCTATACGTTCGGCGGCGTGCAGGCGATCGCCGCGATGGCTCTCGGCACCCAGACGATCGACAACGTTTCGATGGTTGTCGGCCCGGGCAACGCGTACGTTGCGGAAGCCAAGCGTCAACTTTTCGGGCGCATCGGCATTGACCTCATCGCGGGACCCTCCGAGACACTGATCATTGCTGACGACAGTGTCGACGCCGAGATGTGTGCGACGGACCTCCTCGGCCAGGCCGAGCACGGTTTCAACACGCCGGCCGTCTTGCTCACAAACTCGACGCGGTTGGCCAAAGACACGATTGCAGAGGTCGAGCGTCTGCTGAAGATCCTCCCGACTGCGAAAACGGCAGGCGTCTCCTGGAGCAATTACGGTGAAGTCATTGTGGCGGACACGCTCGAAGAGATGGTGTCGGAGGCAAACCGCATTGCGTCAGAGCACGTCCAGGTGATGACGCGCGACCCGGACCACTTCCTGAAGAACATGAAAAACTACGGTTCACTGTTTCTGGGCGCACGTACCAACGTTGCCTTCGGCGACAAGGTCATCGGCACGAATCACACACTGCCTACCGGCAAGGCGGCTCGCTATACCGGCGGGCTGTGGGTTGGAAAGTTCATCAAGACGTGCACCTACCAGAAAGTACTGACCGATGAGGCGAGCGCACTCATTGGTTCCTACTGCTCGCGGCTGTGTGCAATCGAAGGCATGATTGCGCACGGTGAGCAGGCAAATATCCGTGTTCGTCGATTCGGTCACCGCGAGGTGCCGTACGGTACGGCTGTGTCAGCCTGA
- a CDS encoding bifunctional GNAT family N-acetyltransferase/NUDIX hydrolase — protein sequence MTVVTQIRNDAHANKVAHGDYAWGKEGDGFSKRWVLNSFSRRAVYLVADDGIPVATFSLDWDDETYWGPQEPIAGYVHGLCVRKGFNGRGLGSFIIDWCANQVRILNRRFVRLGCDARNTRLCAYYESLGFVRVGTKPMPESTDYMDSLYEKPVNPMRERPSARLLITTSERRVLLFRFVHRSGALAGKAYWATPGGGVEDGETFEDAAIREFREETGICAAQVSKPVGRRQVPLQLPDGEHVLPVELYFVIYADAESISRDSWTAEEMEVMADHKWWSREELSSTTETVYPEGLVQMLDNAGVFGAERPL from the coding sequence GTGACCGTGGTCACGCAGATCCGGAACGACGCGCATGCGAATAAGGTTGCACATGGCGACTATGCCTGGGGTAAAGAAGGAGACGGCTTTTCCAAAAGGTGGGTGCTGAACAGTTTTTCGCGAAGGGCGGTGTATCTTGTCGCTGACGACGGCATACCAGTGGCGACGTTCTCTCTAGATTGGGATGATGAAACGTACTGGGGACCTCAAGAACCAATCGCCGGCTATGTGCATGGACTTTGCGTGCGAAAGGGTTTTAACGGCCGTGGACTAGGCAGTTTCATCATTGATTGGTGCGCCAATCAAGTCAGAATTCTGAACCGCCGTTTTGTCCGACTCGGCTGCGACGCGAGAAACACCAGGCTCTGTGCCTACTATGAGTCGCTTGGTTTCGTGCGGGTGGGAACCAAGCCGATGCCTGAGTCGACCGACTATATGGATTCACTGTACGAAAAGCCGGTGAACCCAATGCGCGAGCGGCCTTCAGCCAGGCTGCTGATTACCACTTCAGAACGGCGCGTCTTGTTGTTCCGTTTTGTGCATCGGTCTGGGGCGCTTGCTGGAAAGGCCTACTGGGCGACGCCGGGCGGTGGCGTCGAGGATGGTGAGACGTTTGAGGACGCGGCGATACGAGAATTCCGTGAAGAGACGGGCATTTGCGCGGCGCAGGTATCGAAACCGGTCGGACGACGCCAAGTGCCCTTGCAGTTACCTGACGGCGAGCACGTGCTCCCCGTCGAACTCTACTTCGTGATCTATGCCGATGCGGAATCCATCTCACGTGACAGTTGGACTGCGGAAGAGATGGAAGTAATGGCAGACCATAAATGGTGGAGCCGGGAAGAGCTGTCCAGCACCACCGAGACTGTCTATCCTGAAGGACTAGTTCAGATGCTCGATAACGCTGGAGTTTTCGGCGCTGAACGTCCGCTATGA
- a CDS encoding LPD7 domain-containing protein, producing MDETTTSTTPAGTPADDPVINVIEPDPPPLQDPQGGAAGADRFDQTAADALGARRRREFDAARARLRDQAIQVDTPPQAAAQQPESQQRAPRGSDDTTTMRWAPLGNPPETVRKRYLRAGNQYFLKDVPHQLAFEDIGPYIVTEHNRPDVVESMVDMVRAKAWGRVRVSGHEQFRREVWVRAMRLGIEVSGYEPKAVDLARLAEGRRDRMTNRIDVSQTAEAARVPADSPKAPAVTAGPTESQAAQPAKRDASRQLEKGPAARPAAGEPPHAAPAAETGPHVGESEGQERQRYVGELVEYGSAPYQHNPARSDSYYVVYRDAGGAERVVWGVDLERAVAESGALAGQHVMFENLGRRLVTVMVPVLDGTGNVIGEEEKEVYRNTWQVDVVGKEPTQSRREASDSRGEAGRSGTARPATPRHTQAVRRETPVASPEEHAVQMAVLTAAMRQQGFSERSIARVQQHAQRLLAAFVAEGVTVPRPRVFDPEAPSARNRRTRTAAQRVPTREVERGPAEPAPPSL from the coding sequence ATGGATGAAACCACAACCTCTACTACCCCAGCCGGCACGCCTGCCGACGATCCGGTCATCAACGTGATCGAACCGGATCCGCCGCCGCTTCAGGATCCGCAGGGCGGCGCTGCGGGCGCAGACCGCTTTGACCAGACGGCGGCCGATGCCTTGGGCGCACGCCGGCGCCGCGAGTTCGATGCCGCGCGGGCGCGGCTGCGCGATCAGGCCATCCAGGTGGACACTCCGCCGCAGGCGGCGGCACAGCAACCAGAATCGCAGCAGAGGGCGCCGCGTGGCAGCGACGACACGACCACCATGCGATGGGCGCCGCTTGGGAATCCGCCAGAGACGGTGCGAAAGCGCTACCTGCGGGCGGGCAACCAGTATTTCCTGAAGGATGTGCCGCATCAGCTCGCATTCGAGGATATCGGTCCCTACATCGTGACGGAACACAACCGGCCGGACGTCGTTGAGTCGATGGTGGATATGGTCCGTGCCAAGGCATGGGGGCGCGTGCGGGTGTCAGGCCACGAGCAGTTCCGGCGCGAGGTGTGGGTCCGGGCGATGCGGCTCGGCATCGAGGTGAGCGGATACGAGCCGAAGGCGGTTGATCTCGCGCGTCTGGCCGAAGGTCGTCGTGACCGGATGACGAACCGCATTGACGTGTCGCAAACGGCTGAGGCTGCGCGGGTTCCTGCGGATTCCCCGAAAGCGCCTGCGGTGACGGCTGGTCCCACGGAATCGCAGGCGGCGCAACCAGCGAAGCGCGATGCCTCCCGGCAACTGGAGAAGGGCCCCGCCGCGCGACCGGCTGCTGGCGAACCCCCGCATGCTGCTCCAGCCGCCGAAACCGGGCCACACGTTGGTGAATCTGAGGGGCAGGAGCGTCAGCGCTACGTGGGCGAACTGGTCGAGTACGGCAGCGCGCCCTATCAGCACAATCCTGCGCGCAGTGACTCGTATTACGTTGTCTATCGCGATGCGGGTGGTGCGGAACGTGTCGTCTGGGGTGTGGATCTGGAGCGGGCCGTTGCGGAGTCCGGGGCGCTCGCCGGACAGCACGTGATGTTCGAAAACCTTGGCCGGCGTCTCGTGACGGTGATGGTGCCGGTTCTCGACGGGACGGGAAATGTGATTGGCGAGGAGGAAAAGGAGGTCTATCGCAATACGTGGCAGGTCGATGTCGTGGGGAAGGAGCCGACGCAGTCGCGTCGCGAGGCGTCCGACAGTAGGGGTGAGGCGGGAAGGAGCGGGACTGCGCGGCCGGCAACTCCGCGGCACACCCAGGCCGTGCGGCGTGAAACTCCCGTCGCGTCACCCGAAGAGCACGCCGTGCAGATGGCTGTGCTGACCGCCGCGATGCGGCAGCAGGGGTTCAGCGAGCGATCCATTGCGCGCGTGCAGCAGCACGCGCAACGGCTGCTGGCCGCGTTCGTGGCGGAGGGCGTCACCGTGCCGCGACCGCGCGTGTTTGATCCCGAGGCCCCGTCCGCACGCAACCGCCGCACTCGCACGGCAGCGCAGCGCGTCCCGACCCGCGAGGTCGAACGTGGTCCGGCAGAACCGGCGCCTCCGTCGCTGTAG
- a CDS encoding LacI family DNA-binding transcriptional regulator: MRTSKVRLVDVADRLGVSVSTVSRSLAGHPAISSQTRDAVHAVAAELGYRIPSQGRRRRKSATKFIGVVVGALHNRFMTLLLTHLHDALREFDFQVILMIDSMNDPENLLAFRPLIDGYLDGMIFATATLDSPVVEEMQRRGIPLVLVVRSVDDVRVDTVEIDNVHAGALAVEHLHQLGHRRIGLVMGPQNTSTSRDRAKGALKWLQDAGVSPASVPVIYGDYTSESGYSSAMALLNGPNPVTAIVAGNDTVALGVFEAATRQGINVPQKLSIIGFDDMPLAGSPLIALTSIRQPVESMARTAARRVVERIRAVGLGAPAHDVLPIQLVRRETTGPVR, translated from the coding sequence TTGAGAACATCGAAAGTACGTCTGGTGGATGTCGCCGACCGACTGGGTGTTTCCGTGTCGACAGTTTCTCGCTCGCTGGCGGGACATCCCGCGATCAGTAGTCAGACGCGAGATGCCGTGCACGCAGTCGCGGCGGAACTGGGCTACCGTATCCCGTCACAGGGTCGACGGAGGCGCAAGTCAGCGACCAAGTTTATTGGAGTCGTCGTCGGTGCGTTGCACAACCGCTTCATGACGTTGCTACTGACGCATCTTCACGACGCGCTCAGAGAGTTTGATTTTCAGGTAATTCTGATGATCGACTCGATGAATGATCCAGAAAATCTCCTGGCCTTCCGGCCTCTCATCGACGGATACCTTGACGGGATGATATTTGCGACAGCTACACTTGATTCGCCCGTAGTGGAAGAGATGCAGCGGCGGGGGATACCGCTCGTCCTGGTCGTACGGTCGGTTGATGACGTGAGGGTCGACACGGTAGAGATTGACAACGTTCATGCTGGCGCGTTGGCCGTCGAACACCTCCATCAACTTGGACACCGACGCATCGGCCTTGTTATGGGACCACAGAACACATCTACGAGTCGGGACCGTGCAAAGGGCGCGTTGAAATGGCTGCAGGATGCTGGTGTATCGCCAGCATCTGTTCCCGTGATTTATGGCGACTACACAAGCGAGTCTGGCTACTCCAGCGCGATGGCGCTGCTCAATGGCCCAAACCCCGTGACAGCTATCGTGGCGGGGAATGACACGGTTGCTCTCGGCGTCTTCGAGGCCGCTACAAGGCAAGGGATCAATGTTCCGCAAAAGCTGTCGATTATCGGCTTCGACGATATGCCGCTGGCGGGGTCGCCGCTCATCGCTCTTACTTCTATCCGGCAACCTGTCGAAAGTATGGCGCGAACGGCAGCACGGCGAGTCGTAGAACGTATCCGCGCCGTGGGGCTGGGCGCTCCGGCGCACGACGTGTTGCCGATTCAACTGGTGCGTCGGGAAACGACAGGGCCTGTCCGCTAA